The segment GCACACCACACCTGGCTCAACAGCACACTTGCTCTGTGGCTCACCGCGGTACTACGCGAAACAGGACCGGTGGACCTCCTGCCACTGATGAGGAACTCCTTGGAGCTCGGTGACGATGGGCATAACCGCACGATTGCAGGCAGCCGGCTTGTTACCGAGAGGCTGCTCTCCAGCGCTACGGGTGAGACTCCGCCGGGAATCAGGGACTTCCTTGATTCCTGTCCGGCCTTTGCATTAAACCTGTGGATGGCGGCCGCAGCGCTGTGCCTCAGAGCTGCCGAGGGAATCCCGAAGACATCGTCGATTACCCGGGCGGGCGGGAATGGAGTTTCGTTCGGAATCCAAATAGGCGCCAAACCAGGAGTCTGGTTTAGTTGCGCAGCAGAGCCTCCTCGCGGACCCCGCGAACGAAACTACGATGGACTCAAAGTCCTCGGGGCCATCGGAGACAGCGCGGTCGTGGACTTCTTTGGCATGGGCGGGGGCGCGCTCGGCCACGCGCCGGACACCGTGACGGCGCTGTCAGACTATGCGCCCTTCAATGCGCTCAGCCGTCCGCAATCCGTGATGACGGCACAACATACAGCCTTGCCGATCCGGACGGGGGTCTCTTGTGATTCCGTGCTGAATGCAGGATTGGCGCCCATCGTTCTCCTCGGGATGATTGAAGCCTGCGGACTCGAAGGACGAATCGGCGGCGGAGCATACGAACCATCTCTTCA is part of the Arthrobacter methylotrophus genome and harbors:
- a CDS encoding DUF1116 domain-containing protein, whose protein sequence is MNVNDLRAATAIMAVEPRWTGMTTLETVLPEAKRRKWLLHAGPPFSSWAEVPEPLRNSAMQACQLEGWADSEDESLRLLSDGDITLEPAQNHDCVVPLAGVISPGMALHVVEDGTNAGSRSYAAVNEGMQHCLRLGIRDPHLTAHHTWLNSTLALWLTAVLRETGPVDLLPLMRNSLELGDDGHNRTIAGSRLVTERLLSSATGETPPGIRDFLDSCPAFALNLWMAAAALCLRAAEGIPKTSSITRAGGNGVSFGIQIGAKPGVWFSCAAEPPRGPRERNYDGLKVLGAIGDSAVVDFFGMGGGALGHAPDTVTALSDYAPFNALSRPQSVMTAQHTALPIRTGVSCDSVLNAGLAPIVLLGMIEACGLEGRIGGGAYEPSLQLFKAAAISEESV